The Myxocyprinus asiaticus isolate MX2 ecotype Aquarium Trade chromosome 31, UBuf_Myxa_2, whole genome shotgun sequence genome has a segment encoding these proteins:
- the serpinf2b gene encoding serpin peptidase inhibitor, clade F (alpha-2 antiplasmin, pigment epithelium derived factor), member 2b: protein MNFYFLAFLLLCNAKQGWTEDAIESEDGSHPLIPLIPLMPSKPRSDLKGTLDPPITEALTVTPDGPAGDPSTPVSTPGQKEASSEEDLDGLCDSKMTSQQIQQAIGNSIMKLGLWFLKNLRPSPEQPNVIISPLSLSVALSQLALGATNETEELLLHHLHANALPCYHAALSNLLHNFRKRSLPIASRIYLTSGFKVKQEFMEETQKLYDSEPATLTDLNEVNEWVKKATNGQISEFLSSLPASIVMMLINAMHYKGEWLTRFDPRFTSTERFHIDENQIVNVDMMLGPKYPLSVFTHNELDAQIARFPFKGDRSLLVLMPTSGHVNVSAIVAKLNISDLYFRLPRERSMQVKLPKFKLDFNQDLREAMRSMGLGMLFSHPNLNRISENPLFVSNVQHMSSVEINEEGAEAAVATSVVISRSNPSFIVNQPFFFALMDDLSQTPFFLGVISNPNPGASTMVTSPGNSDKMEFTYDKTLYSPPK, encoded by the exons ATGAACTTTTATTTTCTGGCATTCCTCCTCCTCTGTAACGCCAAGCAAGGCTGGACG GAGGATGCAATTGAATCAGAGGATGGATCACATCCTCTAATTCCACTCATTCCACTGATGCCTAGTAAACCCAGATCA GATTTGAAAGGAACTCTTGACCCTCCCATAACAGAAGCACTCACAGTTACTCCAGATGGCCCGGCAGGAGATCCCTCAACCCCTGTTTCCACTCCAGGCCAGAAAGAAGCCTCCTCTGAGGAAGATCTTGATGGGCTCTGTGATAGTAAAATGACCAGCCAACAGATTCAGCAGGCCATAGGCAACAGCATTATGAAGCTTGGCCTTTGGTTCTTAAAAAACTTGAGGCCTAGCCCAGAGCAGCCCAATGTCATAATTTCCCCTCTCAGTTTGTCTGTAGCACTCTCACAGCTAGCGCTGG GAGCAACGAATGAGACAGAGGAGCTGCTTTTACACCACCTGCACGCAAATGCATTGCCCTGTTACCACGCTGCCCTCAGCAACCTCCTGCACAATTTCCGCAAAAGGAGCCTTCCCATCGCCAGCCGCATCTATCTGACATCTG GATTTAAAGTGAAACAGGAGTTTATGGAAGAAACTCAGAAACTGTATGACTCAGAGCCAGCCACTTTGACCGATCTGAATGAGGTCAATGAGTGGGTTAAGAAGGCTACAAATGGGCAAATCTCAGAGTTTTTGTCCAGTCTACCTGCCAGCATTGTTATGATGCTTATCAATGCTATGCATTACAAAG GAGAGTGGCTCACTCGCTTTGATCCTCGCTTTACCTCTACTGAGCGCTTCCACATAGATGAAAACCAAATAGTCAATGTGGACATGATGCTTGGTCCAAAGTACCCTCTAAGTGTTTTCACCCACAATGAGCTTGATGCTCAG ATTGCTCGATTCCCCTTTAAAGGTGACAGGAGTCTTTTGGTGTTAATGCCAACATCTGGACATGTGAATGTGTCAGCCATTGTGGCCAAACTCAATATCTCAGATCTTTACTTTCGGCTACCACGAGAGAGAAGCATGCAGGTTAAACTCCCAAAATTCAAACTTGACTTTAACCAGGACCTCCGAGAGGCAATGAGAAGCATGG GTCTAGGAATGCTATTCAGTCATCCGAACCTGAATCGTATCTCAGAGAACCCCTTGTTTGTGTCTAATGTGCAACATATGTCCAGTGTAGAGATAAATGAAGAGGGGGCAGAGGCAGCTGTGGCAACAAGTGTGGTCATCTCACGCTCCAACCCTTCATTTATAGTCAACCAGCCATTTTTCTTTGCGCTAATGGATGATTTAAGTCAGACACCATTCTTCCTGGGTGTAATATCTAATCCCAACCCTGGAGCATCCACTATGGTCACAAGCCCAGGCAATTCAGATAAAATGGAATTTACTTACGACAAGACTTTGTATTCGCCTCCAAAGTAA